From Rhinolophus sinicus isolate RSC01 linkage group LG15, ASM3656204v1, whole genome shotgun sequence, the proteins below share one genomic window:
- the HDAC5 gene encoding histone deacetylase 5 isoform X1 translates to MLLVPKAQGLVEMLQTIYETESCFSADGMSAREPSLEILPRTPLHGIPVAVEVKPVLPGAMPSSMGGGGGGSPSPVELRGALAGPVDPALREQQLQQELLALKQQQQLQKQLLFAEFQKQHDHLTRQHEVQLQKHLKQQQEMLAAKRQQELEQQRQREQQRQEELEKQRLEQQLLILRNKEKSKESAIASTEVKLRLQEFLLSKSKEPTPGGLNHSLPQHPKCWGAHHASLDQSSPPQSGPPGTPPSYKLPLLGPYDSRDDFPLRKTASEPNLKVRSRLKQKVAERRSSPLLRRKDGTVISTFKKRAVEITGAGPGVSSVCNSAPGSGPSSPNSSHSTIAENGFTGSVPNIPTEMLPQHRALPLDSSPNQFSLYTSPSLPNISLGLQATVTVTNSHLTASPKLSTQQEAERQALQSLRQGGALTGKFMSTSSIPGCLLGVALEGDTSPHGHASLLQHVLLLEQARQQSTLIAVPLHGQSPLVTGERVATSMRTVGKLPRHRPLSRTQSSPLPQSPQALQQLVMQQQHQQFLEKQKQQQLQLGKILTKTGELPRQPTTHPEETEEELTEQQEALLGEGALTIPREGSTESESTQEDLEEEEGEEEEEEEEEEDCIQVRDEEGESGAEEGPDVEESSASYKKVFSDPQQLQPLQVYQAPLSLSTVPHQALGRTQSSPAAPGGMKSPPDQPTKHLFTTGVVYDTFMLKHQCMCGNTHVHPEHAGRIQSIWSRLQETGLLSKCERIRGRKATLDEIQTVHSEYHTLLYGTSPLNRQKLDSKKLLGPISQKMYAMLPCGGIGVDSDTVWNEMHSSSAVRMAVGCLVELAFKVAAGELKNGFAIIRPPGHHAEESTAMGFCFFNSVAITTKLLQQKLNVGKVLIVDWDIHHGNGTQQAFYTDPSVLYISLHRYDNGNFFPGSGAPEEVGGGPGVGYNVNVAWTGGVDPPIGDVEYLTAFRTVVMPIAHEFSPDVVLVSAGFDAVEGHLSPLGGYSVTARCFGHLTRQLMTLAGGRVVLALEGGHDLTAICDASEACVSALLSVELQPLDETVLQQKPNINAVATLEKVIEIQSKHWSCVQRFAAGLGRSLREAQAGETEEAETVSAMALLSVGAGQAPAAAAREHSPRPPEEPMEQEPAL, encoded by the exons TGGAGGTGAAGCCGGTGCTGCCAGGAGCCATGCCCAGCTccatggggggcgggggtggaggcaGCCCCAGCCCTGTGGAGCTGCGGGGTGCTCTGGCAGGCCCTGTGGACCCCGCGCTGCGGGAGCAGCAACTGCAGCAGGAGCTCCTGGCACtcaagcagcagcagcagctgcagaagCAGCTCCTGTTTGCCGAGTTCCAGAAACAGCATGACCACCTGACACGGCAGCATGAGGTCCAGCTGCAGAAGCACCTCAAG CAGCAGCAAGAGATGCTGGCAGCCAAGAGGCAGCAGGAGCTGGAGCAGCAGCGGCAGCGGGAGCAGCAGCGGCAGGAGGAGCTGGAGAAGCAGCggctggagcagcagctgctTATCCTGCGGAACAAGGAGAAGAGCAAAGAGA GTGCCATCGCCAGCACTGAGGTGAAGCTGAGGCTCCAGGAATTCCTCCTGTCAAAGTCAAAGGAGCCCACGCCAGGCGGCCTCAACCATTCCCTCCCACAGCATCCCAAATGCTG GGGAGCCCACCATGCTTCTTTGGACCAGAGTTCCCCTCCCCAGAGTGGCCCCCCTGGGACACCTCCCTCCTACAAACTGCCTTTGCTTGGGCCCTATGACAGCCGCGATGACTTCCCCCTCCGCAAAACTG CCTCTGAACCCAACTTGAAAGTGCGTTCAAGGCTAAAGCAGAAGGTGGCTGAGCGGAGAAGCAGTCCCCTTCTGCGTCGCAAGGATGGGACCGTCATTAGCACCTTTAAGAAGAGAGCTGTTGAGATCACAGGGGCCGGGCCTGGGG TGTCGTCAGTGTGTAACAGCGCGCCAGGCTCCGGCCCCAGCTCTCCCAACAGCTCCCACAGCACCATCGCTGAGAACGGCTTTACTGGCTCGGTCCCCAACATCCCCACAGAG ATGCTCCCCCAGCACCGGGCCCTCCCTCTGGACAGCTCCCCCAACCAGTTCAGCCTCTACACGTCTCCCTCTCTGCCCAACATCTCCCTAGGGCTACAGGCCACGGTCACTGTCACCAACTCACACCTCACC GCCTCCCCGAAGCTGTCGACGCAGCAGGAGGCCGAGAGGCAGGCCCTCCAATCCCTGCGGCAGGGTGGCGCACTGACGGGCAAGTTCATGAGCACATCGTCCATCCCCGGATGCCTGCTGGGCGTGGCGCTGGAGGGCGATACGAGTCCCCACGGACACGCCTCTCTGCTTCAGCACGTGCTGCTGCTGGAGCAGGCCCGGCAGCAGAGCACCCTCATCGCTG TGCCACTCCATGGGCAGTCCCCACTGGTGACAGGTGAACGAGTGGCCACCAGCATGCGGACAGTGGGCAAGCTCCCGAGGCACCGGCCCCTTAGCCGCACTCAGTCCTCCCCGCTACCCCAgagcccccaggccctgcagcAGCTGGTCATGCAGCAACAGCACCAGCAGTTCCTggagaagcagaagcagcagcagctccagctGGGCAAG ATCCTCACCAAGACTGGGGAGCTGCCACGACAGCCCACCACCCACCCCGAGGAGACCGAAGAGGAGCTGACAGAGCAGCAGGAGGCCTTGCTGGGGGAGGGAGCCCTGACCATCCCCAGAGAAGGCTCCACAGAGAGTGAGAGCACGCAGGAAGacctggaggaggaagaaggggaggaggaggaagaagaggaggaggaggaggattgCATCCAGGTCAGGGACGAGGAGGGCGAGAGTGGCGCTGAGGAGGGCCCCGACGTGGAGGAGTCCAGTGCCAGCTACAAAAAG gtgTTCTCAGATCCCCAGCAGCTGCAGCCACTGCAGGTGTACCAGGCACCCCTCAGCCTGTCCACTGTGCCCCACCAGGCCCTGGGCCGAACCCAGTCCTCACCTGCTGCTCCTGGGGGCATGAAGAGCCCCCCAGACCAGCCCACCAAGCACCTCTTCACCACAG GTGTGGTGTACGACACCTTCATGCTGAAGCACCAGTGCATGTGCGGGAACACACACGTGCACCCTGAGCATGCTGGCCGGATCCAGAGCATCTGGTCCCGGCTGCAGGAGACGGGCCTGCTTAGCAAGTGTGAG CGGATCCGGGGTCGCAAAGCCACGCTAGATGAGATTCAGACAGTGCACTCCGAATACCACACTCTGCTCTATGGGACCAGCCCCCTCAACCGACAGAAGCTGGACAGCAAGAAATTGCTTG GCCCCATCAGCCAGAAGATGTACGCCATGCTGCCTTGTGGGGGCATTGGG GTGGACAGTGACACTGTATGGAATGAGATGCACTCCTCCAGTGCCGTTCGCATGGCGGTGGGCTGCCTGGTAGAGCTGGCTTTCAAGGTGGCGGCTGGAGAACTCAAG AATGGATTTGCCATCATCCGGCCCCCAGGACACCACGCCGAGGAATCCACAGCCAT ggGATTCTGCTTCTTCAACTCTGTAGCCATCACAACCAAACTCCTGCAGCAGAAGCTGAACGTGGGCAAGGTTCTCATCGTGGACTGG GACATTCACCACGGCAATGGAACCCAGCAAGCGTTTTACACTGACCCCTCTGTGCTCTACATCTCCCTGCATCGCTATGACAATGGGAACTTCTTTCCAGGCTCCGGGGCTCCTGAAGAG GTTGGTGGAGGGCCAGGCGTGGGGTACAATGTGAACGTGGCATGGACGGGAGGTGTGGACCCCCCCATCGGAGATGTGGAGTACCTCACGGCCTTCAG GACAGTGGTGATGCCCATTGCCCACGAGTTCTCACCTGACGTGGTCCTAGTCTCCGCCGGGTTTGATGCTGTTGAGGGACACCTATCTCCACTGGGTGGCTACTCTGTTACCGCCAGAT GTTTTGGTCACTTAACCAGGCAGCTGATGACACTGGCAGGGGGCCGGGTGGTGCTGGCCCTGGAGGGAGGCCACGACTTGACCGCCATCTGTGATGCCTCTGAGGCCTGTGTCTCGGCTCTGCTCAGCGTGGAG CTACAGCCCTTGGACGAGACAGTCTTACAGCAAAAGCCCAACATCAACGCAGTGGCCACGCTAGAGAAAGTCATCGAAATCCAGA GCAAACACTGGAGCTGTGTGCAGAGGTTTGCCGCTGGGCTGGGCCGTTCCCTGCGCGAGGCCCAGGCAGGTGAGACGGAGGAGGCCGAGACTGTGAGTGCCATGGCCTTGCTGTCGGTGGGGGCCGGACAGGCCCCGGCTGCTGCCGCCCGGGAACACAGCCCCAG GCCGCCAGAGGAGCCCATGGAGCAGGAGCCTGCCCTGTGA